In Platichthys flesus chromosome 21, fPlaFle2.1, whole genome shotgun sequence, the following are encoded in one genomic region:
- the ackr4b gene encoding atypical chemokine receptor 4b, translated as MENVSYHEDEDEDSSFNDTYDYDYEHSVCDKETVRSFASYYLPVVYALALVVGLAGNTLVVVVYTSKLRLRTLTDVCILNLAISDLLLLLTLPFWAADAVHGWQLGSAACKITSFLYSANFSCGMLLLACISVDRYRAITQSPSGRTGTGARLRRQWLLVCLGLWAVASFLGLPELIFSKVKHSHNRMACTAVYPHGMGRPAKAALELLEVTLRFLLPFLVMVVCYCSVGRILSRAAGVRRDRKWRTLRVLLAVVAVFLLTQLPYNVVKLCRAMDVIYIVTDCDVSKALDHALQVTESLALTHACINPLLYAFLGSSFRVHVLKTAKHLGQRLKRTTRRVREEPAVEISLNTRNPTQSQSGSEDQDTSTFTI; from the coding sequence atggaaaatgtctcttatcacgaggacgaggacgaggactcCAGCTTCAACGACACCTATGACTACGATTATGAACACAGTGTCTGCGACAAAGAGACGGTGCGCTCCTTTGCCAGCTACTACCTCCCAGTCGTCTATGCCCTGGCTCTGGTGGTCGGTCTGGCCGGGAACACCCTTGTCGTGGTGGTCTACACATCAAAGCTGCGACTACGAACCCTGACCGATGTGTGCATCCTTAACCTCGCCATTTCcgacctgctgctcctcctcaccctccccttctgGGCGGCTGATGCCGTCCATGGCTGGCAGTTGGGTTCGGCCGCCTGCAAGATCACCTCCTTCCTCTACAGTGCCAACTTCAGCTgtgggatgctgctgctggcgtGTATCAGTGTGGATCGCTACCGCGCTATAACCCAAAGTCCGTCAGGCAGGACTGGGACAGGTGCCCGGCTAAGGAGACAATGGCTCCTGGTGTGTTTGGGGTTGTGGGCTGTGGCTAGCTTTCTCGGCCTTCCCGAACTTATCTTCTCCAAAGTGAAACACTCTCACAACCGGATGGCCTGCACAGCCGTCTATCCCCACGGCATGGGCAGACCAGCAAAGGCAGCcttggagctgctggaggtgacACTTAGATTCTTGCTGCCTTTCTTGGTCATGGTGGTGTGCTACTGCTCGGTGGGAAGGATCCTGAGCCGGGCGGCCGGGGTGCGCAGGGACCGGAAGTGGCGCACCCTGCGGGTCCTGCTGGCTGTGGTGGCCGTGTTCCTGCTCACCCAGCTGCCCTACAACGTGGTCAAACTGTGCCGGGCGATGGACGTCATCTACATTGTGACCGACTGCGATGTCAGCAAGGCCCTGGACCATGCTCTCCAAGTGACAGAGAGCCTGGCACTGACCCACGCCTGCATCAACCCGCTTCTCTACGCCTTCCTCGGCTCCTCCTTCAGGGTTCACGTGCTCAAGACCGCCAAGCACCTCGGACAGAGGCTTAAGAGAACCACAAGACGCGTGAGAGAGGAGCCGGCAGTGGAGATCTCACTCAACACTCGCAATCCAACGCAATCCCAGTCTGGTTCGGAGGACCAAGACACAAGCACCTTCACTATTTAA